One genomic segment of Ipomoea triloba cultivar NCNSP0323 chromosome 9, ASM357664v1 includes these proteins:
- the LOC116030811 gene encoding 1-acyl-sn-glycerol-3-phosphate acyltransferase 2-like, with translation MAFAAAAVIVPVGVLFFISGLVTNAIQATCYVVIRPFSKSTYRRINRLFAELLWLELVWLIDWWAGVKVQLYTDPETFKLMGKEHALLISNHRSDIDWVVGWVLAQGFVTAVNHMRSFVPAIYEVTVAIPKSSPAPTMLRIFKGQPSVVHIHLKRHMMKDLPENDDDIAQWCRDVFVAKDKLLDKHIAEDSFGEEQLQNIGRPVKSLVVVVSWACLLIVGAIKLFQSSALLSSWKGITVSATLLAVITILMQILINFTQSERSTPAKVAPAKRQNGKKVVVENGQ, from the exons ATGGCGTTTGCGGCGGCAGCTGTTATCGTCCCAGTGGGCGTTCTTTTCTTCATTTCCGGTCTTGTCACCAATGCCATTCAG GCTACTTGCTATGTTGTTATAAGACCATTCTCAAAGAGCACATACAGGAGGATAAATAGGCTGTTTGCAGAGCTGTTGTGGCTGGAGCTTGTGTGGCTCATTGATTGGTGGGCTGGTGTCAAG gtccAATTGTATACAGATCCGGAGACATTTAAACTTATGG GTAAAGAACATGCTCTCTTAATATCTAATCACAGAAGTGACATAGATTGGGTTGTTGGATGGGTTTTAGCTCAG GGTTTTGTTACGGCAGTAAATCACATGCGGTCATTTGTTCCTGCTATTTATGAGGTGACAGTTGCTATTCCTAAAAGTTCACCGGCCCCAACAATGCTACGAATTTTCAAGGGTCAGCCTTCTGTG GTGCATATTCATTTGAAGCGGCATATGATGAAGGATTTGCCAGAAAATGATGATGACATAGCTCAATGGTGTAGGGATGTCTTTGTTGCCAAG GATAAGTTATTAGACAAACATATTGCTGAAGACTCCTTTGGAGAAGAACAGCTGCAAAACATTGGGCGGCCAGTGAAATCCCTTGTG GTTGTTGTATCTTGGGCATGTTTGCTAATTGTAGGGGCCATTAAACTCTTCCAATCTTCAGCACTTTTATCTTCATGGAAGGGTATCACAGTTTCAGCCACACTGTTGGCTGTCATTACCATTCTTATGCAGATACTGATTAACTTTACACAGTCCGAGCGCTCAACGCCTGCCAAGGTTGCACCAGCAAAGCGACAGAATGGGAAAAAGGTCGTCGTGGAGAATGGGCAGTGA